The following proteins come from a genomic window of Halictus rubicundus isolate RS-2024b chromosome 8, iyHalRubi1_principal, whole genome shotgun sequence:
- the Cycb3 gene encoding cyclin B3 yields MAPSKVLNTQTNMTTRKGITTRSQNSVLSNILHKPPVVSKEPRVKRKAEASPHKEKTVKRSALGNITNAIGKTLGTHQQDPKKAVKKAAATVTQTKPYIQTSSIRTLEKTVAKPEVVPPKPKIMPRVKSVKKDIEKAEIPSKIINVRRSLDLEKSEDSSLYVSALEDVGEDNEKKSRRSNAQPNELEKTEKKKESESSVPAKSEEVSIAARLDAVPERVLPEGVQWDFDGENWLDPFQVSHYAMDIFEYLKSREKLFPVGDYMQKQVCLSRWMRALLVDWMVEVQESFELNHETLYLAVKLVDLYLSKVTVGKETLQLLGAASLFIASKYDERIPPMIDDFLYICDGAYTQRELIRMEISVLKVIDFDLGIPLSYRFLRRYARCAKVSMPTLTLARYILEYSLMDYATIMFSDSKMAAAALLLALQMKDLGGWTPTLEYYSSYKVDDIKPIVHLLNEGLRRKHKEALTTVRNKYSHKIFFEVAKLPLKDTLDI; encoded by the exons ATGGCACCATCAAAAGTATTAAATACCCAGACCAATATGACGACAAGGAAAGGAATAACAACCAGGAGTCAAAATTCTGTTTTAAGCAATATTTTACACAAGCCACCAGTCGTTAGTAAAGAACCCCGTGTAAAAAGGAAAGCTGAAGCATCTCCACATAAGGAGAAAACTGTGAAAAGATCTGCATTAGGAAACATTACCAAT GCCATTGGAAAAACGTTGGGAACGCATCAGCAAGACCCAAAGAAAGCTGTGAAGAAGGCGGCAGCAACAGTCACTCAAACGAAACCTTACATACAGACAAGTTCGATTCGAACACTTGAAAAAACAGTTGCTAAGCCTGAGGTAGTACCTCCAAAGCCAAAGATAATGCCGCGTGTAAAGTCAGTGAAGAAAGACATTGAAAAAGCTGAAATACctagtaaaattattaacgtTAGACGTAGTTTAGATTTAGAAAAATCAGAGGATAGTTCTTTGTATGTAAGTGCATTAGAGGATGTTGGAGAAGACAATGAAAAGAAATCACGCAGAAGTAATGCGCAG CCTAATGAACTTGAGAAAActgagaagaagaaggaaagtGAATCATCAGTACCTGCGAAATCGGAAGAGGTATCAATAGCTGCTCGGTTAGATGCTGTACCTGAGAGAGTATTGCCCGAAGGTGTACAATGGGATTTCGACGGAGAGAATTGGTTAGATCCGTTTCAAGTTTCTCACTATGCTATGGATATCTTTGAGTACTTAAAAAGCAGAGAAAAGTTGTTCCCCGTTGGAGATTACATGCAGAAACAAGTGTGTCTCTCGCGGTGGATGAGAGCCTTATTAGTGGACTGGATGGTAGAGGTTCAAGAGTCTTTTGAATTAAACCACGAAACCCTGTATCTGGCTGTCAAACTGGTTGATCTGTACCTGTCAAAAGTAACAGTTGGAAAAGAAACATTACAGTTGTTAGGTGCTGCAAGTCTCTTCATAGCTAGTAAATACGAC gaaagaATACCTCCAATGATTGACGACTTTTTGTATATATGTGATGGTGCTTACACACAGAGAGAACTAATTAGGATGGAAATAAGTGTTTTAAAAGTAATAGATTTTGATCTCGGGATACCTCTTTCTTATAGATTCCTTAGACGATATGCCAGA TGCGCAAAAGTTTCAATGCCCACGTTAACTTTAGCTCGATATATTTTGGAGTACTCGCTAATGGACTATGCGACTATAATGTTCAGTGATAGTAAAATGGCTGCCGCCGCACTTCTTCTCGCGTTACAAATGAAAGATCTAGGGGGATGGACTCCAACCTTAGAATATTACAGTAGTTATAAGGTTGACGACATAAAACCTATAGTACATCTCTTAAATGAAGGATTACGTAGGAAACACAAAGAAGCTCTGACAACAGTGCGCAACAAGTATAGTCATAA GATATTTTTCGAAGTAGCAAAGCTGCCGTTAAAAGATACTCTAGATATATAA
- the Pex1 gene encoding peroxisomal biogenesis factor 1, translating into MQSERLVVKYIKVNNCFAYLPDTWLRRLETKENVIEIEHKGKIYYASCNMSASPNEVLCLGTSFARSLGIDEGDEVFISSLKNVPHLTRVDVVPRTVDDREILELQMEKVQSMLLSQIRVVGKGQPIVAWVSKFSSVSFVVDLLEPNVRYGKLEQLTEIHVADVAASKPAEAVTKEDKQPGSIAKDLLTTFRRLVPPANRSTDETSREAARTFELLQSFRKRKKPTVYRVLPIPKKMIEGNSVEIGSAPYHVFVPRKSAPKFDGTFAICRAKKLPEKKQYANMTSTSFLAKDESAVPKLTQELIVRLFILDDSVCGNVNLHHNSLYVSDSVRLTLDLRIGAKVSLCQVESLQQVVPSSIELFSWRDSVTSEDFESYVKTRSTGEGLLINSCAAVVLDNGDQCIVKVSPENCAFAIIDETVLNGTRVHSRSVAEKSHLRVPEKLDQENHRLGQISTRHTRNILTECQLALNFSLGLRTQLVFDYDRENILITGDVGSGKTTICQLLREYLENEPNYVHTQMIDCRSLKGKKAEMLQKILTTALHESVYYQPSVIFLDDLEAITNASANDEENTPDAINAARISDMLINTVSQYQETCHMSIVATCAGVNRIGQKLRPAKGSHFFRTVLSIPNLEKVDRIDILQVMLGDKLYVPGDVNWDYYGNKTEGWMAQDLIDLAEKAVFTAWKRHGSSKPPVVITEEDVSIALKNCTPMSLQGIQLYKGEGHVWSDIGGLSEVKRSLTEILQWPLKYPEVFKNAPVKLQNGVLLYGMPGTGKTMLAKAIANECGVNLISVKGPELLSKYIGVSEESVRNVFERALRAKPCVLFFDEFDSLAPRRGHDSTGVTDRVVNQLLTQMDGVEDREGVAVVAASSRPDLLDPALLRPGRLDKALYCPLPDEVEREEILKALCKTQNVNTVGLDFKELSLITSGFTGADLNAVVTQARFSAFEDAVADTPDGKIEAADIKVSQEHLADSVRSTHPSLSSAEKKKYARIYVRFAKKDNFVEDMVKNQRATLA; encoded by the exons ATGCAAAGTGAACGTCTAGTAGTCAAGTACATAAAAGTGAACAACTGTTTCGCCTATTTGCCAGACACTTGGTTGCGAAGACTGGAGACAAAG GAAAATGTTATTGAGATAGAGCACAAAGGTAAAATATACTATGCGTCCTGCAATATGAGCGCAAGCCCAAACGAAGTGTTATGTCTTGGCACGAGTTTTGCACGAAGTTTGGGCATCGACGAAGGGGACGAAGTGTTCAtttcctctttgaaaaatgtgccaCACTTAACGAGAGTCGACGTTGTACCCCGTACCGTGGATGACAGAGAGATCTTG GAACTGCAAATGGAAAAGGTGCAGTCTATGTTGCTCAGTCAGATCAGAGTGGTGGGCAAGGGTCAACCAATTGTTGCATGGGTATCAAAGTTCTCTTCAGTATCGTTCGTCGTAG ACCTCTTAGAGCCAAATGTCAGGTACGGGAAGCTCGAGCAGCTGACAGAAATCCACGTGGCAGACGTTGCGGCAAGTAAACCTGCTGAGGCTGTGACCAAAGAGGATAAACAGCCCGGCAGTATAGCGAAAGATCTACTGACCACCTTCAGAAGATTAGTACCGCCTGCAAATAGATCCACTGATGAGACATCGCGAGAAGCAGCTAGGACCTTCGAGCTGCTTCAAAGTTTTCGCAAAAGAAAGAAACCGACCGTATACCGCGTTCTTCCAATACCAAAAAAGATGATCGAAGGGAACTCCGTCGAAATCGGGAGTGCTCCCTACCACGTATTCGTTCCGCGAAAATCAGCACCGAAATTCGACGGTACCTTCGCCATTTGCCGCGCGAAGAAGCTACCAGAAAAGAAACAGTACGCGAACATGACCAGCACCAGTTTCCTTGCCAAAGACGAGTCTGCTGTACCAAAACTGACTCAAGAACTGATCGTCAGATTGTTCATCCTCGACGATTCGGTCTGTGGCAATGTTAACCTTCATCACAATAGTTTGTACGTGTCGGACAGCGTGAGGCTTACTTTGGATTTGAGGATAGGGGCTAAGGTGAGCTTGTGCCAGGTGGAGTCTCTCCAGCAAGTGGTCCCATCCTCCATTGAACTGTTCTCCTGGAGGGATTCGGTGACCAGCGAGGATTTCGAAAGTTATGTTAAGACTCGTTCCACCGGGGAAGGGTTGCTAATTAATTCTTGCGCAGCAGTGGTCCTCGATAACGGCGATCAATGTATCGTGAAAGTATCGCCGGAGAATTGCGCTTTTGCTATAATTGACGAGACTGTTTTGAACGGAACGCGTGTGCACTCGAGATCGGTGGCTGAGAAGAGCCATCTTCGAGTTCCGGAGAAGCTGGATCAGGAGAATCATAGGCTGGGTCAAATTTCTACTAG gcACACAAGGAACATTTTGACGGAATGTCAACTCGCGCTCAATTTTAGTCTCGGTTTGCGAACGCAATTAGTTTTCGATTACGATCGGGAGAACATTTTAATTACCGGCGATGTTGGTTCTGGCAAAACGACCATTTGCCAACTGCTCCGCGAATATTTGGAGAACGAGCCGAATTATGTGCATACTCAGATGATAGACTGTAGATCCCTGAAAG GAAAAAAGGCTGAGATGTTGCAAAAGATTCTAACAACTGCACTGCACGAGAGCGTTTACTATCAGCCATCGGTAATATTTCTGGACGATCTAGAAGCCATCACGAACGCGTCCGCGAACGATGAGGAGAACACACCGGACGCCATTAACGCGGCGAG GATTTCAGACATGCTGATTAACACGGTGTCACAGTACCAGGAAACGTGTCACATGTCAATCGTCGCGACATGCGCTGGAGTGAATAGGATTGGCCAGAAATTGAGACCAGCGAAGGGATCTCACTTTTTCAGAACAGTCTTGTCAATACCGAATCTCGAAAAG GTGGATAGAATCGATATTTTGCAAGTAATGCTCGGAGACAAGTTGTACGTGCCCGGAGACGTGAATTGGGATTACTATGGAAACAAGACCGAGGGATGGATGGCTCAAGATCTGATTGATCTTGCGGAGAAAGCTGTGTTCACTGCTTGGAAACGCCACG GATCCTCGAAGCCGCCCGTCGTTATCACGGAAGAGGACGTGTCAATTGCCCTGAAGAATTGTACGCCGATGTCTTTGCAAGGCATACAATTGTACAAAGGCGAGGGCCACGTTTGGTCGGATATCGGGGGCCTCTCGGAAGTGAAAAGGTCCCTCACAGAGATTCTACAGTGGCCATTGAAGTATCCAGAGGTGTTCAAAAATGCTCCCGTCAAGCTCCAAAATGGCGTTCTACTGTACGGGATGCCTGGCACCGGGAAAACCATGCTGGCCAAAGCGATTGCCAACGAGTGCGGCGTGAATTTAATCAGTGTTAAG GGTCCAGAGCTGCTCTCGAAGTACATCGGTGTGAGTGAGGAATCGGTGAGAAATGTATTCGAGAG AGCTCTTCGGGCGAAACCTTGCGTTCTATTTTTCGACGAGTTCGACAGTCTTGCTCCCAG ACGAGGTCACGATAGCACCGGCGTCACAGACAGAGTGGTGAATCAATTGTTAACTCAAATGGACGGAGTGGAGGATAGAGAAGGTGTAGCGGTCGTGGCAGCGTCATCGAGACCAGATTTATTAGATCCAGCTCTACTGAGACCTGGACGTCTTGACAAGGCTTTATACTGTCCCTTGCCAGATGAG GTCGAAAGAGAAGAGATTTTAAAAGCGCTGTGCAAAACGCAGAACGTAAATACCGTCGGATTAGATTTCAAGGAATTGTCGCTGATAACTTCCGGTTTCACGGGCGCAGATTTAAACGCGGTCGTCACTCAAGCAAGATTCTCAGCTTTCGAAGATGCAGTTGCCGATACTCCT GACGGAAAAATCGAAGCTGCGGATATCAAGGTTTCTCAGGAGCATCTCGCCGATTCTGTTCGATCGACACATCCATCGTTGTCCAGCGCTGAGAAAAAGAAGTACGCGAGAAT TTACGTTAGGTTCGCAAAGAAGGACAACTTCGTCGAAGACATGGTGAAGAATCAAAGAGCTACTTTAGCGTAA